Below is a genomic region from Chloroflexota bacterium.
CCCAGCGCCAAGTCGCTGGGCCCCCTAAAAGTCGACGCTGAGGTACCGCTCGCCGGTGTCCGGCAGCACGGTCACGACCGTGTGGTTGGGCCCCAGGTCCTGCGCTTCTTGCACCGCCGCGTACACGTTGGCGCCGGCGGAGATTCCGACCAGCAGTCCCTCTTCTCGCGTCAGGCGGAGCGCCATGTTCATCGCGTCCTGGTCCGTAACGGTCACGATTCGGTCGATGACCGACCGGTCCAACACCCGCGGGATGAAGCTCGCACCGATGCCCTGAATTCCGTGGGGCCGCGCCCGGCCGCCGCTCAGAAGCGGCGACGACGCGGGCTCGACGGCCACGATCCGCGTCTCCGGCCGTGCCGCCTTCAGCACCTGGCCCACGCCGCTAATCGTCCCGCCCGTCCCTACGCCCGCCACGAAAGCGTCGATCGGGCCGTCGACGCTGTCCAGGATCTCCCGGGCGGTGGTGCGACGGTGAACCTCCGGATTCGCGGGATTTTCGAACTGGCGCGGCATGAAGTACTCCGAGTGCTTCCGGCACAGCTCCTCGGCTGCTCGCACCGCCCCCGTCATCCCATCCAGGCGAGGAGTCAGGATGAGCTCTGCCCCGTAGCGCATCAGCAATTTTCGGCGCTCTGTGCTCATGTCGTCGGGCATCGTGAGGATCAGATGGTAGCCCTTCGCCGCCGCCACCATGGCGAGGCCGATCCCGGTGTTGCCACTGGTGGACTCGACGATTGTCGCGCCCGGCTTGAGCTGTCCCGAATGCTCCGCGTCCTCCACCATCGACAACG
It encodes:
- the cysK gene encoding cysteine synthase A → MADSVLDLIGNTPLVRLRRIPGAECATVYAKLESMNPAGSVKDRIALSMVEDAEHSGQLKPGATIVESTSGNTGIGLAMVAAAKGYHLILTMPDDMSTERRKLLMRYGAELILTPRLDGMTGAVRAAEELCRKHSEYFMPRQFENPANPEVHRRTTAREILDSVDGPIDAFVAGVGTGGTISGVGQVLKAARPETRIVAVEPASSPLLSGGRARPHGIQGIGASFIPRVLDRSVIDRIVTVTDQDAMNMALRLTREEGLLVGISAGANVYAAVQEAQDLGPNHTVVTVLPDTGERYLSVDF